In Mycobacterium sp. JS623, one genomic interval encodes:
- a CDS encoding aromatic ring-hydroxylating oxygenase subunit alpha, with translation MTSISAEEISMTTVGLPHSLISTLPGSYYTDPTIFAMEQTQIFESMWFCAVRSADLDKAGAFKTVQVGNESVLITRSRTGQVRAFFNVCRHRGAQLCTEESGETKRAFQCPYHAWTYDLDGKLIAAPNLTKMPDIDRVEYGLRRIAIKEWLGYVWVCLAEDPPSFDDTVRKDVSDRLGEVALIDHYDAEHLSVGRRIRYDVKANWKLIIENFMECYHCATIHPELTEVLPEFADGLAVQYHVGHGAEFADDVRGFTIDGSQGLDQIPGVTAEQDRRYYAITIKPQVFVNLVPDHVIVHRMFPMAADRTVVECDWLYLPHVVESGKDVSRSVELFHRVNEQDFAACERCQPAMSSRTYRDGGVLVPSEHHIGEFHNWLQAKLTR, from the coding sequence ATGACTTCTATTTCCGCAGAGGAGATCTCGATGACCACCGTCGGCCTGCCGCACAGCTTGATCTCGACGCTGCCCGGTAGCTACTACACCGACCCCACCATCTTTGCGATGGAACAAACACAGATCTTCGAGTCGATGTGGTTCTGCGCGGTGCGGTCCGCCGATCTCGACAAGGCGGGTGCGTTCAAGACAGTTCAGGTCGGCAACGAGAGTGTGTTGATCACCCGGTCCCGCACAGGCCAGGTGCGCGCGTTCTTCAACGTTTGCAGGCATCGCGGTGCGCAGCTGTGCACCGAGGAGAGCGGCGAAACCAAGCGCGCCTTCCAATGCCCTTACCACGCTTGGACTTACGACCTCGACGGCAAGCTGATCGCCGCGCCGAACCTGACCAAGATGCCCGATATCGACCGAGTCGAGTACGGGCTGCGCCGCATCGCAATAAAGGAGTGGCTCGGATACGTCTGGGTGTGCCTCGCCGAGGACCCACCCTCATTCGACGACACGGTTCGCAAGGACGTCAGCGACCGCCTCGGTGAAGTAGCGTTGATCGACCACTACGACGCCGAGCATCTGAGCGTCGGGCGCCGGATCCGCTATGACGTGAAGGCGAACTGGAAGCTCATCATCGAGAACTTCATGGAGTGCTACCACTGCGCCACCATTCACCCCGAGTTGACCGAGGTGCTCCCCGAGTTCGCCGATGGGCTGGCGGTGCAGTACCACGTCGGCCACGGCGCCGAATTCGCCGACGACGTCCGGGGATTCACCATCGACGGCTCACAGGGGCTGGACCAGATTCCCGGCGTCACCGCAGAGCAGGACCGGCGCTACTACGCCATCACGATCAAGCCGCAGGTGTTCGTCAACCTGGTGCCCGACCACGTCATCGTGCACCGCATGTTCCCGATGGCCGCCGATCGCACCGTCGTCGAATGCGACTGGCTGTACCTGCCGCACGTGGTCGAGTCAGGCAAGGACGTCAGCCGTTCGGTGGAGTTGTTCCACCGCGTCAACGAGCAGGATTTCGCTGCGTGTGAGCGTTGCCAGCCGGCGATGAGCTCACGCACCTACCGCGACGGCGGGGTGCTGGTACCCAGCGAGCATCACATCGGCGAGTTCCACAACTGGCTGCAGGCGAAGCTGACCCGATGA
- a CDS encoding IclR family transcriptional regulator, protein MSNERGESTGGVQSVDRAISVLEILAQRGEAGVSEVAADIGVHKSTAFRLLAALEERELVEQTQERGKYRLGFGILRLASAVPGQLDVTHQSRAVCEQLASALGETVNIAVRRSHFVVNIDQARGPSAVATHNWVGELTPLHATSSGKILLAYMAPDDRRKMLAAAGLTRLTPHTITSQRELEAQIEAAARDGYAQSIEELEEGLNAVAAPIRDHTGGVIAALSVSGPVYRFTAERMREVTPDVVAAAADVSQRMGHLD, encoded by the coding sequence ATGAGCAACGAGCGGGGTGAGAGCACCGGCGGCGTGCAGTCTGTCGATCGCGCCATCAGCGTGCTGGAAATCCTGGCCCAACGTGGCGAAGCCGGTGTCAGCGAGGTCGCCGCGGACATCGGCGTGCACAAGTCGACGGCGTTCCGACTGCTCGCGGCGCTCGAGGAACGCGAACTGGTCGAGCAGACCCAGGAACGCGGAAAGTACCGGCTGGGCTTCGGCATCCTTCGGCTGGCCAGCGCGGTGCCCGGTCAACTGGACGTCACGCATCAGTCCCGTGCGGTGTGCGAACAGCTCGCATCTGCGCTCGGCGAAACGGTCAATATCGCGGTGCGGCGCTCGCACTTCGTCGTCAACATCGACCAGGCGCGCGGGCCGAGTGCAGTTGCCACGCACAACTGGGTCGGTGAGCTGACGCCGCTGCACGCCACGTCGAGCGGCAAGATTCTGCTCGCCTACATGGCACCCGACGACCGTCGAAAGATGTTGGCAGCGGCGGGACTTACCCGACTCACCCCGCACACGATCACGTCGCAACGGGAGCTCGAGGCGCAGATCGAGGCCGCTGCGCGCGACGGCTACGCACAGTCGATCGAGGAACTCGAGGAGGGCCTGAACGCCGTCGCCGCCCCGATCCGCGACCACACCGGTGGCGTGATCGCGGCGCTGTCCGTATCCGGTCCGGTCTACCGATTCACCGCAGAGCGGATGCGCGAGGTGACCCCCGATGTGGTCGCCGCCGCGGCGGATGTCAGCCAGCGGATGGGCCACCTCGACTGA
- the betA gene encoding choline dehydrogenase — MAQKDSTRYDFVIVGGGSAGCALANRLSANRSNKVLVLEAGRNDSLWDVFVHMPAALPFPIGSRFYDWKYESEPEPHMHGRRIYHARGKVLGGSSSINGMIFQRGNPLDYERWGADPGMENWDFAHCLPYFNRMENCLAAAPDDPYRGHDGPLALERGPATNPLFEAFFTAGEQAGYPRTDDVNGYRQEGFAKFDRNIRNGRRLSAARAYLHPVMNRPNLDVLTRAFVERVVFEGKRAVGVDYRHGFGGSKRVRAGEVILCGGAINSPQLLQLSGVGNATDLQALGIDVVHDLPGVGENLQDHLEVYIQYACKQPVTMQKYMKWRYRPWIGANWLFLRRGPGATNHFEGGGFVRSNDDVAYPNLMFHFLPIAVRYDGSQPEGGEGYQVHVGPMYSDARGTCKIVSRDPKVHPALRFNYLSTEQDRREWVESIRVARRILNQPAMEPFNGGEVSPGPTVETDEQILDWVARDAETALHPSCTAKMGTDAMSVTDPETMGVHGVEGLKVVDASVMPYVTNGNIYAPVMMVAEKAADLILGNTPLAPATVPFYRHQPKQQPSGSEPVSRS; from the coding sequence ATGGCCCAGAAAGATTCCACACGGTACGACTTCGTCATCGTCGGCGGCGGATCGGCGGGCTGCGCGCTCGCCAACCGCCTTTCGGCAAATCGATCCAACAAGGTTCTGGTGCTGGAGGCGGGCCGCAACGATTCGTTGTGGGACGTGTTCGTGCACATGCCTGCCGCGCTTCCGTTCCCCATCGGAAGTCGTTTCTACGACTGGAAATACGAGTCCGAACCCGAGCCGCACATGCACGGCCGTCGCATCTACCACGCCCGCGGCAAGGTGCTCGGCGGCTCGAGCAGCATCAACGGGATGATCTTCCAGCGCGGCAATCCGTTGGACTACGAACGCTGGGGCGCCGATCCCGGCATGGAAAACTGGGACTTCGCCCACTGCCTGCCGTACTTCAACCGGATGGAAAACTGCCTGGCGGCCGCGCCGGACGATCCGTATCGCGGCCACGACGGCCCGCTGGCCCTGGAGCGGGGGCCCGCAACGAACCCGTTGTTCGAGGCGTTCTTCACCGCGGGCGAGCAGGCCGGTTACCCGCGTACCGATGACGTAAATGGTTACCGCCAAGAGGGTTTCGCGAAGTTCGACCGCAACATCCGCAACGGCCGGCGGCTATCGGCCGCGCGCGCCTATCTGCATCCGGTGATGAACAGGCCAAATCTCGACGTACTCACCAGGGCGTTCGTCGAACGCGTCGTGTTCGAGGGCAAGCGCGCCGTGGGTGTCGACTATCGGCACGGGTTCGGCGGCAGCAAGCGGGTCCGCGCCGGTGAGGTGATCCTGTGCGGCGGCGCCATCAACAGCCCGCAGCTGCTGCAGCTCTCAGGTGTCGGCAACGCCACCGATCTGCAGGCGCTGGGCATCGACGTCGTGCATGACCTGCCAGGCGTCGGCGAGAACCTGCAGGACCATCTCGAGGTCTACATCCAGTACGCGTGCAAGCAGCCGGTCACCATGCAGAAGTACATGAAGTGGCGTTACCGGCCGTGGATCGGCGCCAACTGGTTGTTCCTGCGCCGCGGTCCCGGCGCCACCAACCATTTCGAGGGCGGTGGCTTCGTCCGCAGCAATGACGACGTCGCGTACCCGAATCTGATGTTCCATTTCCTGCCGATCGCCGTGCGCTACGACGGCTCCCAGCCGGAGGGCGGCGAGGGTTATCAGGTGCACGTTGGCCCGATGTACTCAGATGCGCGCGGCACGTGCAAGATCGTCAGCCGCGACCCGAAAGTGCATCCGGCACTGCGGTTTAACTACCTGTCCACCGAACAGGACCGCCGCGAGTGGGTGGAGTCCATTCGGGTCGCCCGTCGCATCCTCAACCAGCCGGCCATGGAGCCGTTCAACGGTGGCGAGGTTTCTCCGGGACCCACCGTGGAGACCGACGAGCAGATCCTCGACTGGGTCGCGCGTGACGCCGAGACCGCACTGCACCCGTCATGCACCGCCAAGATGGGTACCGATGCGATGTCTGTCACCGATCCCGAGACGATGGGTGTGCACGGCGTCGAAGGGCTGAAAGTCGTTGACGCGTCGGTGATGCCGTATGTGACGAACGGTAACATCTACGCGCCGGTGATGATGGTGGCGGAAAAGGCGGCCGACCTGATTCTCGGCAACACGCCGCTGGCGCCCGCGACGGTGCCGTTCTACCGGCATCAACCCAAGCAGCAGCCCAGCGGTTCAGAACCAGTCAGCCGCAGCTGA
- a CDS encoding GcvT family protein, which yields MSTPRVVIIGAGIVGANLADELTARGWDQITVVEQGPLLLSGGSTSHAPGLVFQTNASKTMADLARYTVEKFLGLDLDGQWCFNQVGGLEVATTPERLAELHRRQGWATSWGIEGSVLEPAECVRLHPLVDQATILGGLYVPTDGLAKATRVVVALVRRASARGAVFRESTTVTGIEHSGGRVTGVTTSDGTIPADIVVSCAGFWGPEIGGMVGMDIPLLPLAHQYVKTDQIPQLVGRNTEAAEAGLPILRHQDQDLYFREVVDRLGIGSYAHRPMPVDLRDLAGSDGVSESSMPSMLPFTDDDFAAPWEQCKLLLPCLERAKVDSGFNGIFSFTPDGGPLIGESSDVAGFWIAEAVWVTHSAGVARAVAQLLVDGRSETDVHDCDVHRFEEIQLAPDYVNETSQQNFVEVYDILHPLQPRLSPRDLRVSPFHARQKELGAVFLESGGWERPHWYEANAGLLQHLPLQWTPPERDAWSAQFHSPIAAAEAWRTRTSVAMYDMTPLKRLEITGPGALPLLQRLTTGKMDKSVGSVTYTLLLDEAGGIRSDLTVARLADNRFQVGANGNIDLDYFRRQAPADDSVQVRDITGGTCCIGLWGPRARDVVQALSRDDFTGENFKYFRTKPVRIAGIPVTAMRLSYVGELGWELYTSAEYGLRLWDALWAEGQQHDVVAAGRAAFNSLRIEKGYRAWGIDMTTEHNPYEAGLGFAVSAKKTDFVGHAALQGVSDATIERRLATVVIDDGVSVVMGKEPVFFDGKPVGYVTSAAYGHTVGAPVAYAWLPASATEGTPIEIQYFDRRIAATVAAEPLVDPEMKRIRS from the coding sequence ATGAGCACTCCGCGTGTCGTGATCATCGGCGCCGGCATTGTCGGCGCGAATCTGGCCGATGAGCTCACCGCCCGCGGCTGGGATCAGATCACAGTCGTGGAGCAGGGCCCGTTGCTGTTGAGCGGCGGCTCGACATCGCACGCCCCCGGCCTGGTCTTCCAAACCAACGCGTCGAAAACCATGGCGGATCTCGCCCGGTACACGGTCGAGAAGTTCCTCGGTCTGGATCTCGACGGCCAGTGGTGCTTCAACCAAGTCGGCGGCCTGGAGGTCGCGACGACACCCGAGCGGCTCGCCGAGTTGCATCGCCGCCAGGGCTGGGCGACATCGTGGGGCATCGAAGGCAGCGTGCTTGAACCTGCGGAATGTGTGCGGCTTCATCCGCTGGTCGACCAGGCGACAATCCTTGGCGGACTGTATGTCCCGACCGACGGTCTCGCTAAAGCAACGCGTGTGGTCGTCGCACTCGTACGCCGCGCCAGCGCGCGCGGCGCCGTATTCCGCGAATCCACCACGGTGACCGGCATTGAACACAGCGGTGGCCGCGTCACCGGCGTCACGACATCTGACGGGACGATTCCCGCCGACATCGTGGTGTCATGCGCGGGATTCTGGGGCCCCGAGATCGGCGGGATGGTCGGCATGGACATCCCGCTGTTGCCGCTCGCGCACCAGTACGTCAAGACCGACCAGATTCCACAGCTCGTCGGCCGCAATACCGAAGCCGCCGAGGCCGGCCTGCCGATCCTGCGTCACCAAGACCAGGATTTGTACTTCCGCGAAGTCGTCGATCGTCTCGGCATCGGTTCCTATGCCCATCGCCCGATGCCGGTAGACCTGCGCGACCTCGCGGGCTCCGATGGTGTTTCCGAATCCAGCATGCCGTCGATGCTGCCCTTCACCGACGACGACTTCGCAGCACCGTGGGAACAGTGCAAGCTGCTACTCCCCTGTCTCGAGCGGGCCAAGGTCGACAGCGGCTTCAACGGGATCTTTTCGTTCACCCCGGACGGCGGCCCACTGATCGGCGAGTCCTCCGACGTCGCAGGCTTCTGGATTGCCGAGGCCGTCTGGGTGACGCATTCGGCCGGCGTCGCGCGCGCCGTCGCGCAGCTATTGGTCGACGGACGCAGCGAAACTGACGTCCACGACTGCGATGTGCACCGCTTCGAAGAAATTCAGCTCGCACCCGACTACGTCAACGAAACATCGCAACAAAACTTCGTCGAGGTCTACGACATTCTGCATCCGCTGCAGCCCCGACTGTCGCCCCGTGACTTGCGGGTCAGCCCCTTTCACGCCCGGCAGAAGGAACTGGGCGCGGTGTTCCTGGAGAGCGGCGGCTGGGAGCGGCCTCATTGGTATGAGGCCAATGCCGGCCTGCTCCAACACCTCCCGCTACAGTGGACGCCGCCTGAGCGCGATGCGTGGTCGGCACAGTTTCACTCGCCCATCGCGGCGGCCGAGGCCTGGCGCACCCGGACCTCGGTCGCGATGTACGACATGACGCCGCTCAAACGGCTCGAAATCACCGGGCCGGGCGCACTGCCGCTGTTGCAGCGACTGACCACCGGCAAGATGGACAAGTCCGTGGGATCGGTTACGTACACGCTGCTGCTCGACGAGGCCGGCGGAATCCGCAGCGACCTCACGGTTGCCCGGTTGGCCGACAACCGTTTCCAGGTCGGGGCGAACGGCAACATCGATCTCGACTACTTCCGTCGACAGGCGCCTGCGGACGACAGCGTTCAGGTCCGCGACATCACCGGAGGGACATGCTGCATCGGTTTGTGGGGTCCGCGCGCCCGCGACGTGGTTCAGGCGCTCAGCCGCGACGATTTCACGGGCGAGAACTTCAAGTACTTCCGCACGAAACCGGTTCGTATCGCAGGTATTCCGGTCACCGCCATGCGCCTGTCCTATGTCGGCGAACTCGGGTGGGAGCTCTACACGAGCGCCGAGTACGGGCTGCGCCTCTGGGACGCCTTGTGGGCCGAGGGCCAACAGCACGATGTGGTCGCGGCAGGCCGGGCAGCGTTCAACAGCCTGCGTATCGAAAAGGGCTACCGCGCGTGGGGTATCGACATGACGACCGAGCACAACCCCTATGAGGCCGGCCTTGGCTTCGCCGTGTCCGCCAAGAAGACAGACTTCGTCGGCCACGCAGCGCTGCAGGGTGTTTCAGATGCGACGATCGAACGCCGGCTTGCGACCGTGGTGATCGACGACGGCGTGTCGGTAGTGATGGGCAAAGAGCCCGTCTTTTTCGACGGAAAGCCGGTGGGCTATGTCACCAGCGCCGCATACGGTCACACAGTCGGCGCGCCGGTGGCCTATGCCTGGCTGCCTGCCTCGGCCACCGAAGGCACCCCGATCGAGATTCAATACTTCGACCGCCGGATCGCCGCCACCGTCGCGGCCGAACCGCTCGTCGACCCCGAGATGAAGCGGATTCGGTCTTAA
- a CDS encoding MBL fold metallo-hydrolase, translating into MSGTLRIERVVTKGTFALDGGTWEVDNNIWLVGDDSDVVIIDAAHQAQPIIDAVAGRNVTAVICTHGHNDHVTVAPELGERLHCPVLLHPGDDVLWKMTHPEEPYWSLDDRQRIGVAGTEIEVIRSPGHSPGSCCLYAPEAGVLFSGDTLFSGGPGATGRSFSDFPTIVDSIRERLFTLPEETRVHTGHGDGTTIGTEAPHLTEWIARGH; encoded by the coding sequence GTGAGCGGGACGCTACGCATCGAACGCGTCGTCACCAAGGGCACTTTCGCGCTGGACGGGGGAACCTGGGAGGTCGACAACAACATCTGGCTCGTCGGTGACGACAGCGACGTCGTGATCATCGACGCCGCGCACCAGGCTCAGCCGATCATCGACGCCGTCGCAGGCCGCAACGTTACCGCGGTCATCTGCACGCACGGTCACAACGACCACGTGACCGTCGCCCCCGAACTCGGGGAGCGGTTGCACTGCCCGGTTTTGCTGCACCCCGGCGACGATGTGCTGTGGAAGATGACCCACCCAGAGGAGCCGTACTGGAGTCTCGACGACCGACAGCGAATCGGCGTGGCGGGCACCGAGATCGAGGTCATCCGTTCTCCCGGGCATTCGCCTGGTTCGTGCTGCCTGTACGCGCCTGAGGCCGGAGTGTTGTTCTCCGGCGACACGTTGTTCAGCGGCGGGCCTGGCGCCACCGGACGGTCGTTCTCGGACTTCCCCACGATCGTGGACTCCATCCGCGAGCGGTTGTTCACATTGCCCGAGGAGACGCGGGTGCACACCGGGCACGGCGACGGCACCACCATCGGCACCGAGGCACCCCATCTAACCGAATGGATCGCCAGAGGGCATTGA
- a CDS encoding S-(hydroxymethyl)mycothiol dehydrogenase produces the protein MPQQVQGVIARSKGAPVELVDIVIPDPGPNDVVVRIQACGVCHTDLTYRDGGINDEFPFLLGHEAAGIVESAGNAVTHVEVGDFVVLNWRAVCGNCRACRRGRPWYCFDTFNASQPMTLTDGTELTPALGIGAFADKTLVHEGQCTKVDPNADPAVVGLLGCGVMAGLGAAVNTGNVSRGDSVAVIGCGGVGDAAIAGARLAGASPIIAIDRDPKKLQMATELGATHTIDASKVDAVEAVQELTGGFGADVVIDAVGRPETWKQAFYARDLAGTVVLVGVPTPDMKLEMPLIDFFSRGGALKSSWYGDCLPERDFPALVDLYRQGRLPLDKFVSERIKLDQVEEAFDTMHRGEVLRSVVVL, from the coding sequence ATGCCACAGCAGGTTCAGGGTGTCATCGCTCGCAGCAAGGGGGCTCCCGTCGAGCTCGTCGACATCGTCATCCCCGATCCAGGCCCGAACGATGTCGTCGTGCGCATTCAGGCATGCGGCGTATGCCACACCGATCTGACATACCGTGACGGTGGAATCAACGACGAGTTTCCCTTCCTGCTCGGCCACGAGGCAGCAGGCATCGTCGAGTCGGCGGGCAACGCGGTCACCCACGTTGAGGTTGGCGACTTCGTCGTGCTGAACTGGCGGGCGGTGTGTGGCAACTGCCGGGCGTGTCGTCGCGGCCGGCCCTGGTACTGCTTCGACACCTTCAATGCCAGCCAGCCGATGACGCTGACCGACGGCACCGAGCTGACCCCTGCGCTGGGCATCGGCGCGTTTGCGGACAAAACCCTTGTGCACGAAGGGCAATGTACGAAGGTCGACCCGAACGCCGACCCCGCAGTGGTCGGCCTGCTCGGCTGCGGTGTGATGGCCGGTCTCGGCGCGGCGGTGAACACCGGCAATGTGTCGCGTGGCGATTCGGTGGCAGTGATCGGCTGCGGCGGAGTGGGCGACGCCGCGATCGCCGGGGCCCGACTCGCTGGCGCGTCGCCGATCATCGCCATTGACCGTGATCCCAAGAAGCTGCAGATGGCAACGGAATTGGGCGCTACCCACACGATCGATGCGTCGAAAGTGGACGCGGTGGAGGCGGTGCAGGAATTGACCGGCGGCTTCGGAGCCGACGTCGTCATCGATGCGGTAGGCAGGCCGGAAACCTGGAAGCAGGCCTTCTATGCGCGCGACCTCGCAGGCACCGTCGTCCTGGTCGGTGTGCCCACCCCCGACATGAAACTCGAGATGCCGCTCATCGACTTCTTCTCGCGCGGCGGCGCGTTGAAGTCGTCATGGTACGGCGACTGCCTGCCCGAGCGTGACTTTCCTGCGCTCGTCGACCTCTACCGGCAGGGCCGCCTGCCGCTGGACAAGTTCGTCAGCGAGCGCATCAAGCTCGACCAGGTCGAGGAGGCGTTCGACACCATGCATCGTGGCGAGGTGCTGCGTTCGGTCGTCGTGCTGTGA
- a CDS encoding NADH:flavin oxidoreductase: MTRQLIDPLMQPFELKQLTLRNRVVSTSHEPSYTEDGMPKERYRLYHEEKAKGGIGLTMIGGSAIVAPDSPAAFGNMHVYKDEVVPWLRELAYGVHEHGTAVMCQITHLGRRTSNYDGDWLPVVYPSPLREPAHRAFPKVAEEWDMDRIVRAYADATARCREAGLDGVEIEGYTHLLDAFWSPLTNHRDDEFGGSLANRMRFPLRVIRAVREAAGPDFAVGIRMSFDEEMPGGLGREEALAIAHQVVAEGVDFFSIIRGYMGSDEALSRVIPPMGTPVAPHLEFAGEIKRQVGVPVMHASRINDVATARHAIRDGLLDLVGMTRAHIADPHIVAKIQAGEEDRIRPCVGASLCLDEIYQARDAKCIHNPATGREDRLPHHVPAATGTPRKAVVVGAGPAGLEAARVLGLRGHRVVVLEASDAAGGQIRLASSSPRRRDLIGIIDWRLAECKHLDVDIRYNTYAEADEVLAEDSDLVVIATGGVPNTEFLTEGAQLVSDGWDVLSGAVRVKGDVLLFDDNGQHPGLDAAEVLARAGAKIEFVTPERVLAPDVGGVNYPGYFKVFAEHDVRVTLNERLTAVRRKDGRLEADLYNEYAHVTRQRIVDQVVVEHGTLPSDELYFSLVAASSNLGEVDQQALLDLSPQSVRRNPDGRYQLFRIGDAVASRNIHAAVFDAYRLCLAL; this comes from the coding sequence ATGACCCGCCAGCTCATCGACCCGTTGATGCAGCCCTTCGAGCTGAAGCAGCTCACCCTGCGCAACCGGGTGGTCAGCACGTCGCACGAGCCGTCCTACACCGAGGACGGGATGCCCAAGGAGCGCTACCGCCTTTACCACGAGGAAAAGGCGAAGGGCGGCATCGGCCTGACGATGATCGGCGGGTCCGCGATCGTTGCGCCCGACAGTCCGGCTGCGTTCGGCAATATGCATGTCTACAAGGACGAGGTCGTGCCGTGGCTACGGGAACTCGCCTACGGCGTGCACGAGCACGGCACGGCGGTGATGTGTCAGATCACCCATCTGGGGCGGCGGACCAGCAACTACGACGGCGACTGGCTGCCGGTGGTCTATCCCTCGCCGTTGCGCGAACCCGCGCACCGAGCCTTCCCGAAGGTGGCCGAGGAATGGGATATGGACCGCATCGTGCGGGCCTACGCCGACGCCACCGCGCGCTGCCGCGAGGCGGGTCTTGACGGCGTCGAGATCGAGGGTTACACCCATCTGCTCGATGCGTTCTGGTCCCCGCTGACCAATCATCGCGACGACGAGTTCGGCGGCAGCCTCGCGAACCGGATGCGCTTCCCGCTCCGGGTTATTCGCGCGGTGCGCGAGGCCGCAGGACCCGACTTCGCCGTAGGCATCCGGATGTCCTTCGACGAGGAGATGCCGGGCGGCCTCGGCCGAGAGGAGGCGCTCGCGATCGCTCATCAGGTCGTCGCAGAGGGCGTCGACTTCTTCAGCATCATCCGGGGATACATGGGCAGTGACGAGGCGTTGTCCAGGGTCATCCCGCCGATGGGCACACCCGTTGCGCCGCATCTGGAGTTCGCGGGCGAAATCAAACGCCAAGTCGGCGTGCCGGTGATGCACGCCTCCCGGATCAACGATGTGGCCACCGCCAGGCATGCCATCCGCGACGGCCTACTCGACCTGGTCGGGATGACCCGCGCGCACATCGCCGATCCGCACATCGTTGCGAAAATCCAAGCGGGAGAAGAGGACCGGATCCGGCCCTGCGTAGGCGCCAGTCTGTGCCTCGATGAGATCTACCAGGCCCGCGACGCCAAGTGCATCCACAATCCCGCGACGGGTCGGGAAGACCGGTTGCCGCACCACGTACCCGCGGCGACAGGCACACCGCGGAAGGCCGTCGTCGTCGGCGCCGGGCCTGCAGGCCTGGAGGCGGCGCGGGTGCTCGGTCTGCGTGGACACCGGGTGGTGGTGCTGGAGGCCAGCGATGCGGCGGGCGGCCAGATCCGCCTCGCGTCGTCGTCGCCGCGACGGCGCGACCTGATCGGGATCATCGACTGGCGACTGGCCGAGTGCAAACACCTCGACGTCGACATTCGGTACAACACCTATGCCGAGGCCGACGAGGTGCTGGCCGAAGATTCGGATCTCGTCGTGATCGCCACCGGTGGTGTCCCGAACACCGAATTCCTCACCGAGGGAGCACAACTGGTCTCCGATGGCTGGGACGTGCTGAGCGGCGCCGTCAGGGTCAAGGGTGACGTGCTGCTGTTCGACGACAACGGCCAGCATCCCGGTCTCGACGCCGCAGAGGTCCTGGCCCGCGCGGGCGCGAAGATCGAATTCGTCACGCCGGAGCGGGTGTTGGCTCCCGATGTCGGCGGGGTCAACTACCCCGGCTACTTCAAGGTGTTCGCCGAACACGATGTGCGCGTCACACTCAATGAGCGGCTGACCGCGGTGCGCCGCAAGGACGGCCGACTGGAAGCCGACCTGTACAACGAATACGCACACGTCACTCGGCAACGCATCGTCGATCAGGTCGTCGTGGAGCACGGCACGCTACCGTCGGACGAGCTGTACTTCTCGCTGGTGGCTGCCTCGTCGAACCTCGGCGAGGTGGACCAGCAGGCGCTGCTCGACCTGAGTCCGCAATCGGTGCGGCGCAATCCGGACGGTCGCTACCAGCTGTTCCGCATCGGCGACGCGGTCGCCAGCCGCAACATTCACGCCGCGGTGTTCGACGCGTACCGGTTGTGCCTGGCGCTCTAA
- a CDS encoding sarcosine oxidase subunit gamma yields the protein MADTLDRTSPLQPWAARFAALTNSVAIVEEPFVTMVDLRVDPAGPGAQAATEVLGIELPTTASTYAKNADTTVIWQGPDEWLVTGTALAGPELEARLREAVAAHGGAAVDVSGQRTTLRLIGPHTRDVLAKGCALDLHPRAFSEGTAAETILGQAGVILMAVNGSGDDYRILVRSSFARYLADWLLDAAEEYSL from the coding sequence ATGGCTGACACGTTGGACCGCACGAGCCCGCTGCAGCCGTGGGCCGCACGCTTTGCAGCGCTGACGAATTCGGTTGCGATCGTTGAGGAACCGTTCGTCACGATGGTCGACCTGCGAGTCGACCCTGCTGGGCCGGGTGCGCAGGCAGCGACGGAGGTCCTCGGTATCGAGCTGCCGACGACCGCGTCGACCTACGCGAAAAACGCTGATACCACGGTGATCTGGCAGGGTCCCGATGAGTGGTTGGTGACCGGCACCGCGCTGGCGGGCCCCGAGTTGGAGGCGCGGCTGCGCGAGGCGGTTGCAGCGCACGGCGGCGCCGCAGTCGACGTGTCGGGGCAGCGCACCACGCTGAGGCTGATTGGCCCGCACACCCGCGACGTGTTGGCCAAGGGGTGCGCACTCGATCTGCATCCGCGGGCCTTCAGTGAGGGCACCGCCGCGGAGACGATCCTCGGTCAGGCCGGCGTCATCCTGATGGCCGTCAACGGATCCGGTGACGACTATCGGATTCTGGTGCGCTCGTCTTTTGCCCGCTATCTGGCCGACTGGCTGCTCGACGCAGCCGAGGAGTACTCGCTATGA